The DNA region TAATAGTTAAAATCAATCACTGCTTTTGCAGCATCGGCTGCTTTTTGCCATTGCTTGCTATTGAGGTAAAATTTGGCCAAAATTGCATTGGCAACGCCTTTGTTGTACCTGCCAAACGCTGCTTCGGCACCCGGATTGGGTAAATCGGCAATGGCCGAAGTGATTTCAGATTCAATAAAATCCAACATTTGCTGGTTGGTTGCCCTTGCCAATGCCCCGGTTTGCGTTTCGGGAGTTCTGAGCGGAACAGGGCCAAAATTATTGTACAAAATGGCATACGCTTGTGCCCTGATTACCTTGGCCTCGGCGGTATATAGTTTCTTGTTTGCATCGGTTGTGTTTACGGCATCAATGTTCTGAATTACATTGTTTGCATCGCGAATTGCCCGATAGTTTGGTGCCCAAAGGTCGTCGAAAAAAGTAGCCGTGGTTGGGTCCCAGGTGTAATTGATCAGTGTGAGCAAGCCGCCGTTTTCTGCGCCGCCGGTATCGTAACCCACATCGGTACACATTTCTGCCCCGTTGATTACCCAACGCGAATTGGTTTGGGTTTGCGCCTGTGCATAGGCACTAAACAGTAGCGATTTAATACCTGCATCGGTACTTAAAACGTTATCGGGCGAAAACTCTGAGTTTGGCGACACTTCAAGCGATTTCTCGCATGAGCTGATAGAAAACACCATCCCGGAGATTAATATATAAGTGAATATCTTTTTCATGTTGATCGATTTTTAGGATTAAAGCTGAAGGTTGATTCCGAAAGTGTAAGTTCTGGAGAGCGGATAAGAATTGTAATCTACTTTTAGAATGTTATCTCCCAACGAGTTTGCCGCGGGATCAGACCCTGAATAATCAGTCCAGGTGTAGAGGTTCGATCCGTTTGCAAACACCGATAAGCTGCTTACAAATTTGTTTTTCGGCAGCGGAACCCTAACGCTCAATCTTACGGCCTGCAACCTTAAGTACGATGCATTTTCTACAGTGCGGGTGTTTACCTGACGTTGACCTTGTACATCATTTGGCAAGAAAGATGGATAATCGTTTGTGGCGTTGGTTGGCGTCCAGCGGTTTAAATAAGGTTCTGCCAACTTATTTCTGCGAAGATCGACCGGATAAAGCGCATCAACAAGGCTGCTGTTCAATAGTTTCGCACCATGCGATCCCTCGAAGAAAACATCAAGGCTAACCTTTTTATAACCCACGCTGGTGTTAAAACCGTAATAGAAATTGGGCATCGATTTACCAATAATTGTTCTGTCGTTGGCATCAATGATTTTGTTGCCGTCTAAATCGCGGTATTTTAAATCACCGGGACGAACACCGGTTTGCGCTGTAGAAAAATCATCGCCTGTTTGCCAAACGCCATCAACAATATAACCGAAGTAAGATCCTATCGACTCGCCCGGTCTTAAAATTCCGATTGAACCAATGGAGCCTACGCCGCCATAAATTACCTGATTGAGCTCGCCAAGGCTTAAGATTTGATTTTTAAGTGTGGTAATGTTGAAACCTGCATCGATGGTAAAATCGCTTTTGTTCAAGATCGATCCTTTTACCGAAAATTCAACTCCTGTGTTGCGCATACTGCCAACATTCTGCGTTTGCGAGCCAAAGCCCGTACTTGCCGCCTGTGGAATATCGTAAAGCAGATCGGAGGTTTTACGGTTATAGTATTCTATACTTCCGCTCAACCTCGAGTTGAAGAGCCCAAAATCGATACCCAAATCAATTTGGTTAGCCGATTCCCATTGTAAATCGGCATTAGCACTGCGGGTAGGATTTAATGAGCTATATCTCGTGCCACCAAAAATGGCGTTTCGCCCTGCCGAATAGGTACTGAAATAAATGTAATTGGCATTGGGCTGATTTCCGGTAGCACCGTAACTTGCCCGTAACTTCAACTCGCTGATGGTATTGTTGTCTTTTAAGAAATCCTCATCGCTAATTTTCCATGCCAGGGCGGCCGAAGGGAAATAACCAAATCTTTTATTCGGGCCAAATCTGGCCGAACCGTCAGCCCTTAACGAAGCAGTTAACAGGTACTTGCCTTTGTAGGCGTAATTTACACGACCTAAAAAAGAAACTAAAATGTTTTCCTGCCTGTTGTTGCTTACCCCGTTTAAGGTATTATCGCCTGTTCCCAATCCATCGTAAGTTAAATCTGGCAAGGCGAACGATCTCGAGTTTCCAATCAATACACTCGAAGTGTAACGCTCGTAAGTAGAACCAGCAACGGCAGCAATACTATGATCGCCAATGGTTTTATTAAAGTTCAATGTGGCCTCACCCAAATAATAAGCACGCTTACCATCACGCACATCGGCATAGCCGTTGTACGATGCACCTGTTAAAGTTGTTGGGTCGATCCAAAAGTAACGCTGGCTATCGTTTACATCTGCCCCTGCTCTCACTTTGGCCGATAAAGATGGAATAAAATAGTATTCAGCATAAATATTCCCGATGGTTCGGTAAGTATCGCTCATTCCGTATTGTCCGTTTATCACCGCCAGGGGGTTATCCATCGGATTCATTAAGGGCGAACGATTGTACCCGCCAGTAGCCGTATAAGGTGCAGCGGTGGGATCGTAGTTTTGAGCCATATACAGCGCACTTGCATTGTCGTTTAAACCCACGCCGGTTGCGTTGTAATCATCTCTGGTGTACGATGATTCGAGGCTGATGCCAACAGCATATTTCTGCGCCACCGCATGTTCAACGTTTACACGCCCGTTATACCGCTTGTTGCCAGAGTTGAGCATAATCCCATCCTGATCGTAAAGACCAGCGGAGATGTAAAATTTAGTATTGCCGCCGCCACCAGAAAAGGAAATATCGTGACTTTGCAGTGAAGCCCTCCTTAGTAATAACGACTGCCAATCGGTGTTGGCATTGTCGCCCGTAACGCGTGCGGTAGAAAGACTGCCCAAATCGATGATTCCGTTAATGGCCTGCGTATATTCGTCGCCCGTCATGAAGTTGAGCAAGCGAGTAGCCTTTTGCGTACCTACAGAACCGTTATAGTTTACTTTCAATTTACCCGCATCGCCCTTTTTTGTGGTGATGATTACTACGCCATTTGCACCGCGTGAGCCATATATTGCCGTTGCCGACGCATCTTTGAGGATCTCAATTGAAGCAATATCTGATGGATTTAAATTGTTCATCGCCGAGCGCAGGTTCGGGTTGTTCGTTGTTCCGCCCGGTGCCGATCCACCAACTGCCGCAGCGTCGTTAATGGGTAAACCATCTACAACATATAACGGGCTGTTGTTTCCGGTAATTGAGGTTACACCCCTAACCTGCACACTCATTGCGGCTCCGGGCTCACCACTTTTCTGATAAATTTGAACGCCGGATGAGCGTCCTACCAGGGCTTGCTGAACGTTTACGTTAGCCCCTTTGGTAATGTCGCCGGCTTTTAATGAAGTTACCGAGCCCGTAAGGTCGCTTTTACGCACCGTACCGTAACCCACCACCACAATATCATCCAGGTTTCCTGCTTCCGGTTCGAGCGTAACATTTACCGATGTTCTTTTATTTACTTCAATCTCTACATTTTTATAGCCCACAAAACTAATCTGTAAAACCGCAGTTGGCGCTGCTTCGAGCGTAAATGCCCCGGCGGCATTGGTACTTACCACAATGGGTTGGTTCTTCACTTTTACGGTAGCCCCAACAATGGTTTCGCCTTTTTCGTCTTTAACGGTACCGCTGATGCGCGAAGTTTGCGCAGTAACCTGGTTTGATAAACTGCCGATGAGGATAAGCAGCAAACTCAACATTTTTAGCAGCTGATTTTTGCTTTTTAGCGGACGGACAAAATCCATTGGCGAAAAACTAAACTTTCGGATTTTTATTTTTTCTTTCATTTTTAAGGATGGTTAATTGTTTGGTTAATAATAAATTGGCACAAACAGCCTGTTGCAGCACAGTGGATGCAACACGAAACATTGATTAATAAAAAATAACTTGGCTTAACTGGTCAGTAACCGATAATTAATTTCGGAGGGAAATAATTTGCAGGTGGCCATCGGCAGATCGAAAATGTTCATATAAATAAGGATTGATGCGCAAATATATAAAAACAATATAAAGTCTACCGATTTAATAGATTTTATTTCCGATGGGTCCATTCGTCTGAACTTCCCTCCCAGCTAAACCGATTTTACTTTAAATTAATTGGGTTTCTTTCTGATTGCCATTAAACCTACTTCATCGGGTTGGGGCCTGAAAGCAGGCCGCTTAAGTAAAGTTCTTTTCATAACTGTTTAATATTTGGTTGTAATTTGTTACTTCAAATAAAAACATTTCGACGGTGACAATCTGATCATTTATTAGCGGAAATGTCTCATTTTTCAGCCGGCCATATGCACAACTCTTCACAGGTGAGCATTGCACGGCTTTACAAGCAAACCGCGTTTGGAACTTTGGTAGCAATTTTTAACTTTGGTTACCTATTATGAGCCAATGCAAATGAGAATCTTCCTCTTATCCCTTTTCTTGTTCACGGCATCAGTGGCTTTAGGTCAACCGTACTATGTTAAACGTTATCAGGTTGACGAGGGCCTATCGCACAACACCGTTATTAGTCTTTTGCAGGATCGCAATGGCATGATCTGGATTGGAACGAAAGGTGGTTTGAACGCTTACAATGGTTACAGTTTTAAATCCTATGCCAACAAATCGAATAGCTTTGGCACGATAGGCAACAACTTTATCAATTCGCTATGTGAGGATAAAAAGGGTATGATCTGGATTGGAACGGGTCGCGGCCTTTTCCGCTTTAATCCGGTTACAGAGGTATTTTTTCAACTTCCGTTAAAGGGTTCGGAGGGTATCGAAAACATTCTTGTAGATGTAAACGACAATGTGTGGTTTTTAAAGAGCTTTATGCTTTACCGATACAACCAAAGGCTTAAAAAGCTCACCTATTTTAGTGCGGTAAAGGGAACCTGCATGCGGTTTAATAAAGCCGGCGAATTGTGGATAGGAAACGAAAAGGGACAGATGTTTAAATTTGATCCTCAAACAAATACCATCAACAAAGTAGTTCAGCTGTTAGATCGCAGTCTGCCCGACAACCAAAAGCTAATCAGTAAGTTACTGGTGCTGGATAATGAAATTCTGGTGGGTACCAGAAAGAAGGGCTTGTTAAGCTACGGCTGCGAAACGGGGCTGGTTAGGCCATTATTAACCAAAACCGACGACCATACGGATGTATATGTTCGTGATATTATTGCGGCAGAAAACAACAATTACTGGGTAGCTACGGAATCGGGCATTTATGTGTACAATTTGCTCAGCCATCGGTTCGTTAACCTAAAAAAAACGCCTGCAGATCGTTATGCACTTTCTGATAACGCAGTTTACTGCCTGTTAAAAGATAAGGAAAATGGATTTTGGGCGGGTACTTTCTTTGGCGGCCTCAACTATCTTTCGCCAGAAAACGTAAAGTTCAATAAATATATCAGCGTTAAAGGAGCCAATTCGATTTCGGGCAATGCCGTGCGGGAAATTTGCAGCTACGATAATAAAAATATATGGATCGGCACGGAAGATGCCGGATTAAATAAGCTGAACACCGAAACCGGAAAGTTTACTCAATACACTTCAACGGGAAACAAGAACAGCATTTCTTATCCGAATATTCATGGTCTGTTTGCCACGAAAAACAGGTTGTATATCGGCCCGTTTTTGCATGGGCTAAACGTAATGGATATCAAAACAGGCAAGATCCTCAAAAATTACTCGGTAATACGTGCGGCGGATGGGCCAACGAGCGATTTTGTGATGTGCATTTATCAAACTTCGGATAAGAGAATATTACTGGGAACGGTGAATGGCGGAATGTTCGAATACCAGGAAGACAAAGATCGTTTTGTTCGTGTGTCGTTTATGCCGAATAATTCTAACGTTTATGACATTATGGAAGATCATAGCGGAACGATTTGGGCGGGAAGCCTGCAAAACGGTGTATTTTATCATAATCCAAAAACGGGTGTTCGGGGCAACATTAAATTCAGCTCGGGCCGCGACTATGAATACCAGATTCAGGGCATTTTTGAAGATAGCAGGCATTGCCTGTGGCTGGCTACGGAAGGCGGTGGCTTAATAGCAATCGATTCTACAC from Pedobacter endophyticus includes:
- a CDS encoding SusC/RagA family TonB-linked outer membrane protein, which encodes MKEKIKIRKFSFSPMDFVRPLKSKNQLLKMLSLLLILIGSLSNQVTAQTSRISGTVKDEKGETIVGATVKVKNQPIVVSTNAAGAFTLEAAPTAVLQISFVGYKNVEIEVNKRTSVNVTLEPEAGNLDDIVVVGYGTVRKSDLTGSVTSLKAGDITKGANVNVQQALVGRSSGVQIYQKSGEPGAAMSVQVRGVTSITGNNSPLYVVDGLPINDAAAVGGSAPGGTTNNPNLRSAMNNLNPSDIASIEILKDASATAIYGSRGANGVVIITTKKGDAGKLKVNYNGSVGTQKATRLLNFMTGDEYTQAINGIIDLGSLSTARVTGDNANTDWQSLLLRRASLQSHDISFSGGGGNTKFYISAGLYDQDGIMLNSGNKRYNGRVNVEHAVAQKYAVGISLESSYTRDDYNATGVGLNDNASALYMAQNYDPTAAPYTATGGYNRSPLMNPMDNPLAVINGQYGMSDTYRTIGNIYAEYYFIPSLSAKVRAGADVNDSQRYFWIDPTTLTGASYNGYADVRDGKRAYYLGEATLNFNKTIGDHSIAAVAGSTYERYTSSVLIGNSRSFALPDLTYDGLGTGDNTLNGVSNNRQENILVSFLGRVNYAYKGKYLLTASLRADGSARFGPNKRFGYFPSAALAWKISDEDFLKDNNTISELKLRASYGATGNQPNANYIYFSTYSAGRNAIFGGTRYSSLNPTRSANADLQWESANQIDLGIDFGLFNSRLSGSIEYYNRKTSDLLYDIPQAASTGFGSQTQNVGSMRNTGVEFSVKGSILNKSDFTIDAGFNITTLKNQILSLGELNQVIYGGVGSIGSIGILRPGESIGSYFGYIVDGVWQTGDDFSTAQTGVRPGDLKYRDLDGNKIIDANDRTIIGKSMPNFYYGFNTSVGYKKVSLDVFFEGSHGAKLLNSSLVDALYPVDLRRNKLAEPYLNRWTPTNATNDYPSFLPNDVQGQRQVNTRTVENASYLRLQAVRLSVRVPLPKNKFVSSLSVFANGSNLYTWTDYSGSDPAANSLGDNILKVDYNSYPLSRTYTFGINLQL
- a CDS encoding ligand-binding sensor domain-containing protein; protein product: MRIFLLSLFLFTASVALGQPYYVKRYQVDEGLSHNTVISLLQDRNGMIWIGTKGGLNAYNGYSFKSYANKSNSFGTIGNNFINSLCEDKKGMIWIGTGRGLFRFNPVTEVFFQLPLKGSEGIENILVDVNDNVWFLKSFMLYRYNQRLKKLTYFSAVKGTCMRFNKAGELWIGNEKGQMFKFDPQTNTINKVVQLLDRSLPDNQKLISKLLVLDNEILVGTRKKGLLSYGCETGLVRPLLTKTDDHTDVYVRDIIAAENNNYWVATESGIYVYNLLSHRFVNLKKTPADRYALSDNAVYCLLKDKENGFWAGTFFGGLNYLSPENVKFNKYISVKGANSISGNAVREICSYDNKNIWIGTEDAGLNKLNTETGKFTQYTSTGNKNSISYPNIHGLFATKNRLYIGPFLHGLNVMDIKTGKILKNYSVIRAADGPTSDFVMCIYQTSDKRILLGTVNGGMFEYQEDKDRFVRVSFMPNNSNVYDIMEDHSGTIWAGSLQNGVFYHNPKTGVRGNIKFSSGRDYEYQIQGIFEDSRHCLWLATEGGGLIAIDSTRTKVKKMTTKSGLPSNYIFRTLEDNLGNLWISSLKGLICMNLKTKKLKVFTRANGLITDQFNYNSAYKDVAGNLYFGTVQGLIVFNPADVLARTGAPDIFLTGLQLNNDEMLPNTKGTVLKRSILYTDTVTLNYNQSSFNIEFAAFSYISPRTITYQYQMQGIGTNEWTRVKNNQRAYFTDLSPGTYTFVLKAHDGVGGWASKERKLVVKILPPFWKSLPAYIIYFLLIAVAFYLSASYYRKVLEARNQRKLQLFQFEKDKEIYQAKIEFFTNIAHEIQTPLTLIKGPLERILNRIDEVPTIKRSINMIDKNTNRLLSLTSQLLDFRKTEIDQFGLSFVKLNITQVLKQEISVFKPELEKRKIKFELDVPKTGLIAFVDYEAFTKIVSNLLSNAIKYAASGIRVELFLVENEDNRFVIRFVNDGDPIPFEVRDKIFEPFYRVHKDTDKPGTGIGLPIARSLAELHTGSLTLAHSDELLIVFELTLPIHHSIEFSLNKWKKL